A single window of Pontibacillus chungwhensis DNA harbors:
- a CDS encoding type II secretion system F family protein, with the protein MKVDSILVILLIALVGIYIWKVTSRKRKERQNAQEEKRRNQEEEALKEKKFKTLFYSLEKFKQEDDVESSHLIDYSKYKLSLKEFIFFGVLASIVFGILGKLFYDSYIMTIFLGAFGLVYPFAQKKKLLRKRKDKLSLQFKEAIASLSSSLAAGRSIENSFIEVVNDLKLLYPDPNTYIIHEFEVINRRVENGETIERAIQDFSRRSDIEDIQNFSDIFITCKRTGGNLVEVIRRTSDIISEKIDIQQEVSVMVAQKRFESRVLSIAPIGMILLLKYSAGDYMKPLYEWENMGPIVMTVCLGLLVLSYWLSQKIMNIKV; encoded by the coding sequence ATGAAGGTTGATAGTATTCTCGTCATTCTACTAATTGCCCTTGTTGGCATCTATATTTGGAAGGTTACGAGTCGTAAACGAAAAGAAAGACAAAATGCCCAGGAAGAAAAACGGCGGAATCAGGAAGAAGAAGCTCTGAAAGAGAAGAAATTTAAGACGCTATTTTATAGTCTGGAGAAGTTTAAACAAGAAGATGATGTTGAATCTAGTCACTTGATTGACTATTCCAAGTACAAACTAAGTCTTAAAGAATTCATCTTTTTCGGTGTACTTGCGTCAATAGTATTCGGAATATTGGGAAAATTGTTCTACGACAGCTATATCATGACTATTTTTTTGGGGGCTTTTGGTCTGGTTTATCCTTTCGCGCAGAAAAAAAAGCTCCTCAGAAAACGTAAAGACAAACTGAGTCTTCAGTTTAAAGAGGCAATTGCAAGCTTATCGTCCTCTTTAGCAGCGGGTCGATCGATTGAGAATAGTTTTATTGAAGTTGTAAATGATTTGAAATTGTTATACCCAGATCCTAACACCTATATCATCCATGAATTTGAAGTGATTAACAGGCGTGTCGAGAATGGAGAAACCATTGAGCGAGCAATTCAGGATTTTAGTAGAAGGTCAGACATCGAAGATATTCAGAATTTCTCAGATATCTTTATTACTTGTAAACGAACGGGTGGAAACCTGGTTGAGGTGATTCGGCGAACCTCAGATATTATTTCAGAGAAGATTGACATTCAACAAGAAGTATCCGTAATGGTAGCGCAGAAGCGGTTTGAGTCGAGGGTATTGAGTATCGCTCCAATTGGAATGATTCTGTTATTGAAATATAGCGCTGGTGACTATATGAAACCCTTATATGAGTGGGAGAATATGGGGCCGATCGTCATGACTGTATGCTTAGGATTATTAGTTCTCTCTTATTGGCTCAGCCAAAAGATAATGAATATTAAGGTGTGA
- a CDS encoding CpaF family protein — protein MVDEKVVKQLIVELRETLDLMHSISNEELVEYIEQAVFQYAHKEYIKTEDMKWLVDRIYHAFRGYDVLQPYINDPTITEIMVNNHKEIFIERGGETEKVETAFESEQKLEDIIQAIVSKVDRVVNESSPIVDARLQDGSRVNVVLPPIALAGPVMTIRKFPAKPLTIDDLIEYDSISVEASEFLHKLVASKYNIFIGGGTGSGKTTFLNVLSNFVPKEERIITIEDSAELQVQSVPNLVSLETRNANTEGRGEISIRDLIKTSLRMRPDRIVVGEVRGAEALDMLQAMNTGHDGSISTGHANSTKDMLSRLETMVLSGAHLPVEVIRKQISSAIDIMIHLARLRDHSRKVVAISEMIGVQDGEIVLNPLYEFIEESEGPDGEVIGSLQPTGNVLHSESKLKLAGVSL, from the coding sequence TTGGTTGATGAGAAGGTCGTGAAACAACTGATAGTAGAGCTTCGAGAAACGCTTGATTTAATGCACTCCATCTCAAATGAAGAGCTAGTAGAGTACATTGAACAAGCTGTTTTCCAATATGCTCACAAAGAATATATAAAAACAGAAGATATGAAGTGGCTTGTAGACCGTATCTATCATGCTTTCAGAGGATATGATGTTCTTCAGCCTTATATCAATGATCCGACGATTACAGAGATTATGGTAAATAACCATAAAGAAATTTTCATCGAACGGGGCGGGGAGACCGAGAAAGTCGAGACGGCCTTTGAAAGCGAGCAAAAACTTGAAGATATCATTCAAGCGATCGTATCGAAGGTGGACCGTGTGGTTAATGAATCTTCTCCGATTGTCGATGCCAGGCTACAAGATGGGTCCCGTGTTAATGTCGTTTTACCGCCAATTGCATTGGCAGGACCTGTGATGACTATACGTAAATTCCCTGCTAAGCCGCTGACGATTGATGATTTGATTGAGTATGACTCTATTTCCGTTGAGGCATCAGAATTTCTCCATAAGCTTGTCGCCTCTAAATACAATATTTTCATTGGTGGAGGTACAGGGTCTGGTAAAACAACTTTCTTAAATGTGTTATCAAACTTTGTTCCAAAAGAAGAACGTATTATTACAATCGAGGATTCTGCAGAGCTGCAAGTTCAAAGCGTCCCGAACTTAGTAAGTCTAGAAACTCGAAATGCGAATACGGAGGGGCGTGGTGAAATATCAATCAGAGATTTAATTAAAACATCGCTCCGAATGAGGCCGGACCGAATTGTAGTGGGGGAGGTTCGTGGTGCTGAAGCACTTGATATGCTACAGGCCATGAACACAGGCCATGATGGCTCGATCTCTACCGGGCATGCCAACTCAACGAAAGATATGTTAAGCAGGCTCGAGACGATGGTATTAAGCGGAGCTCATCTCCCTGTTGAAGTGATTCGGAAACAAATCAGTTCAGCGATTGATATTATGATTCACCTCGCCCGTCTGAGGGATCATTCCAGGAAAGTTGTCGCGATTAGTGAAATGATAGGGGTTCAAGACGGAGAAATTGTATTAAACCCTTTATATGAATTTATCGAGGAATCAGAAGGACCAGATGGTGAGGTTATAGGTTCTTTACAGCCAACGGGTAATGTGCTTCACAGTGAATCTAAGTTGAAATTAGCCGGGGTTTCCTTGTAA
- a CDS encoding AAA family ATPase yields the protein MNKIQLILVDTNLEYANYISRYVRTSEIHDKVNLRTFTSKETLNQFLKKDPVIHIGLVSEDVYAKWGSDSFVHQADLLFLLEEDTRNPVGERGVYKYQPTHHLFSYILSVYFEEFQTSLSAGHQKAKLLSFHSALGGTGKTSLSVNLSRQLTLLGYKVFYFNLELVNGTSLFFQSPEDEHTIQLYYYAKEKPELLGSKLDHLIKRDPYNGVDYFDVAVNPLEVKELTGDHVQTILDSLVHSDRYDFIVMDLDSQLQSHTKKAIEVSDLLLWVLNIDVKDFHKTNHSLTFSSQLYGEKVNLEEKTFFILNGYSRELPVEFERFNVPVHVKLPEMKGWKNLTSGRPVTTTSIFPQHILQLIVEQDVEDGVRLG from the coding sequence TTGAATAAAATACAGCTTATTTTGGTCGACACAAATCTTGAATATGCCAATTATATCTCCAGATATGTTCGAACATCAGAAATACATGACAAAGTGAACCTAAGAACCTTTACATCGAAGGAGACGTTAAATCAATTTCTGAAGAAAGACCCGGTCATTCATATTGGGCTTGTGTCTGAAGATGTGTATGCGAAATGGGGGAGCGATTCTTTCGTCCATCAAGCTGATCTCCTTTTCCTTTTAGAGGAAGATACAAGAAACCCTGTAGGGGAACGAGGAGTTTATAAATACCAACCGACTCATCACTTATTCTCCTACATCTTGTCTGTTTATTTCGAGGAGTTCCAGACAAGCTTATCAGCAGGTCATCAGAAAGCGAAGTTACTTTCCTTTCATTCAGCTCTTGGAGGAACAGGCAAAACATCACTTTCAGTTAATCTAAGCAGGCAGCTGACGTTACTAGGTTATAAGGTTTTTTATTTCAATCTAGAACTTGTTAATGGAACTTCGCTCTTTTTTCAATCTCCAGAAGATGAGCATACGATTCAGCTCTATTATTATGCTAAGGAAAAGCCAGAGCTTCTTGGCTCAAAACTTGACCACTTAATTAAACGTGATCCTTATAATGGAGTCGATTATTTCGATGTTGCGGTGAACCCTTTGGAGGTCAAGGAACTGACAGGGGATCATGTCCAAACGATTCTCGATTCTCTCGTGCATTCAGACCGCTATGATTTTATCGTGATGGATCTTGATTCACAGCTTCAATCTCACACAAAAAAGGCGATAGAGGTTTCTGATTTGCTTCTTTGGGTATTAAATATTGATGTTAAAGATTTCCACAAAACAAATCACTCTCTAACCTTTTCTTCACAGCTATATGGAGAGAAGGTCAACCTCGAGGAGAAAACATTTTTCATTCTGAATGGCTATAGTCGTGAATTGCCGGTCGAGTTTGAACGGTTTAATGTCCCTGTTCATGTCAAACTTCCAGAAATGAAAGGATGGAAGAACCTAACGTCAGGACGCCCGGTGACGACAACTTCTATATTTCCACAACACATTCTCCAGCTTATTGTTGAACAGGACGTAGAGGATGGTGTGAGGCTTGGTTGA
- a CDS encoding AI-2E family transporter, with protein sequence MWFKHPFFKYATGTVIVLIGLYILELLGFFGPIKTILKSLFYPILIAGFLFYILRPIVSKLTKTRIMNKTTAILTVFLSIATALYASIYFLAGTIQEQIKNISSKLPKQLKKSAEEAQKTIEKNDMGMVSVENIRQKVSSGASEVLQSLGDNVMQVISAITGATTVLVIVPFVLFYFLKDDHKFIPYLLQFIPDRHNPKGKEVLRRISETVSAYITGQVIVALVDGILMYISYLILGLDYALILAIFVSLTAVVPFFGPIIGVLPALIVSLTQDPAMALYVIIALVVVQQLEGNLVAPLVLGKRLNIHPITIILLLVVASALYGFIGMLIAIPLYSVIKVIFKTVSEEVDTEWLFRDVFKTKKS encoded by the coding sequence ATGTGGTTTAAACATCCATTTTTTAAGTACGCAACAGGAACCGTAATTGTTTTGATTGGTCTTTACATCCTTGAACTGTTAGGTTTTTTTGGTCCAATTAAGACGATACTTAAATCGCTCTTTTACCCTATACTCATTGCAGGATTCTTATTTTATATTTTAAGACCGATTGTGTCGAAATTAACGAAAACCAGAATTATGAATAAAACAACTGCTATACTTACTGTGTTTTTATCTATTGCAACCGCTCTTTACGCTTCAATTTATTTCCTTGCTGGTACGATTCAAGAACAGATCAAGAACATCAGCTCTAAGCTTCCGAAGCAGTTAAAGAAATCTGCTGAAGAAGCTCAAAAGACAATCGAAAAGAATGATATGGGTATGGTCTCTGTAGAAAACATACGACAAAAAGTAAGTAGTGGAGCATCCGAAGTCCTTCAATCACTAGGTGATAATGTGATGCAGGTGATCTCAGCTATAACAGGAGCCACTACAGTTTTAGTTATCGTACCTTTCGTCTTATTCTATTTCTTAAAAGATGATCATAAGTTCATACCTTATCTACTACAGTTTATACCTGATCGGCATAATCCTAAGGGGAAAGAAGTGCTGAGAAGAATTAGTGAGACGGTGTCAGCTTATATTACAGGTCAAGTTATTGTAGCACTAGTAGATGGTATTTTGATGTATATTAGTTATTTGATTCTTGGACTTGACTATGCACTAATTCTTGCTATTTTTGTTTCCCTTACAGCGGTTGTTCCTTTCTTCGGTCCGATTATTGGGGTTTTACCAGCTCTTATCGTATCGCTAACTCAGGATCCGGCAATGGCCTTATATGTTATTATTGCTCTTGTAGTTGTTCAGCAATTAGAAGGGAACCTTGTCGCTCCCCTTGTCCTCGGTAAGCGACTTAATATTCACCCGATTACCATTATTTTATTACTCGTTGTAGCTTCAGCCTTATACGGTTTTATTGGAATGCTGATCGCCATACCGCTTTATTCCGTCATTAAAGTCATTTTTAAAACCGTGTCTGAAGAAGTCGACACGGAGTGGTTATTCCGGGATGTTTTTAAAACGAAAAAGTCTTAA
- a CDS encoding DUF4097 family beta strand repeat-containing protein, with protein MRTFLRWVILLFIIGIVGTVASLQVTGAFTKETIEVFEEKSFNGSTIDTFHVDTSSADIYIEPSEDQSIYVQWGGHASKGVWEDYELTTKEEGNELSIKLRQKDLLGFQFGLLQRDLKLTVKVPEKLYETINGSSSSGDVVVLKQQAKRLQLKTSSGDIELKEITSSEKLVTRSSSGSIYLTKVSADRIDTDTSSGDVMGKGVNVVDIIGDSSSGTIDYRVLTLKGDLILKTSSGDVHLDFEQVPNSYSIEYQSSSGDERVNLDGVEYDRKAEHEVVGQKGNGDQRIEIHTSSGDFSAQ; from the coding sequence GTGAGAACCTTTCTAAGATGGGTGATTCTACTGTTTATCATTGGAATTGTAGGAACCGTTGCGTCGCTTCAAGTTACAGGCGCTTTTACAAAAGAAACCATAGAAGTGTTTGAAGAGAAGTCTTTTAATGGAAGTACGATTGACACATTTCATGTGGATACTTCATCTGCGGATATTTATATTGAACCAAGTGAAGATCAATCCATTTACGTTCAGTGGGGCGGGCATGCAAGTAAAGGGGTGTGGGAAGATTACGAGTTAACGACGAAGGAAGAAGGCAATGAGCTTTCTATTAAGCTTCGCCAAAAAGATCTACTAGGCTTCCAATTTGGTCTGTTACAAAGAGATTTAAAGCTTACCGTAAAAGTACCAGAGAAACTGTATGAAACGATAAATGGATCCTCTTCTTCTGGTGATGTTGTGGTTCTTAAACAGCAAGCGAAACGGTTACAGCTAAAGACAAGTTCAGGAGATATTGAACTTAAAGAAATTACGTCTTCTGAGAAACTTGTTACACGTTCATCAAGCGGGAGCATTTATTTAACAAAGGTGAGTGCCGATCGAATAGATACGGATACAAGCAGCGGGGATGTAATGGGTAAAGGTGTAAATGTGGTAGATATCATCGGAGACTCTTCATCTGGAACGATCGATTATCGCGTTTTAACATTGAAAGGTGATCTTATCCTCAAAACATCAAGTGGGGATGTACATTTAGATTTTGAACAAGTACCGAATTCCTATTCTATAGAGTATCAATCCAGTTCTGGTGATGAACGTGTGAACCTTGATGGGGTTGAATACGATCGTAAGGCAGAACACGAAGTTGTTGGACAAAAAGGAAATGGAGATCAGCGCATTGAAATACACACGAGTTCAGGAGATTTCAGCGCTCAATAA
- a CDS encoding HAAS signaling domain-containing protein, with the protein MNKEQFLEKLEAPLKRLPDEDRNELLYDYEEHFETGIMKGYSEEELANQLGDPKKLGRDLLAEYRIDQAEDEKSVKHILQAIFATMSVSFLNIILVLGPAIGVFSLYVGLCSVAIGLSVAPLLFIGSMFIGSVEPFFVNLFLSITLGSGGLLMGIALFYVGKWLYQATLSYIRFNIRIVKGEKAA; encoded by the coding sequence GTGAATAAAGAACAGTTTCTAGAAAAATTAGAAGCACCTCTTAAAAGACTTCCGGATGAAGATCGAAATGAACTTCTTTATGATTATGAAGAACATTTTGAAACAGGAATCATGAAAGGGTATTCGGAAGAAGAGTTGGCGAATCAATTAGGAGATCCAAAGAAGCTTGGGAGAGATTTATTAGCGGAGTATAGAATTGATCAGGCAGAAGATGAGAAATCGGTTAAACATATTTTACAAGCGATCTTCGCCACGATGAGTGTGAGTTTTCTAAATATCATACTCGTTCTTGGTCCTGCTATAGGAGTTTTCAGCCTATATGTTGGTTTATGCTCGGTGGCAATCGGATTGTCAGTAGCACCGCTGCTTTTTATTGGAAGTATGTTCATTGGTAGTGTTGAACCTTTCTTCGTGAACCTATTCCTTTCGATCACACTTGGTAGTGGTGGATTACTGATGGGAATAGCTCTTTTCTATGTTGGAAAATGGCTCTATCAGGCCACACTTTCCTATATTCGTTTTAATATAAGAATTGTAAAGGGGGAGAAAGCAGCGTGA
- a CDS encoding PadR family transcriptional regulator gives MNVQFKKGALELCVLVMIASKDQYGYELAQNISTKIQIAEGTLYPLLRRLTKEEYLSTYFAASSEGPSRKYYSLTPKGSDYKDSLIQDWNVFTSAVTELIEEESKSE, from the coding sequence GTGAACGTTCAATTTAAGAAAGGAGCACTAGAATTATGCGTGCTTGTTATGATTGCATCGAAAGATCAATATGGATATGAACTTGCTCAAAATATATCTACAAAAATTCAAATTGCAGAAGGAACCCTCTATCCTTTACTGCGACGCCTCACCAAAGAAGAGTACTTAAGCACCTACTTTGCCGCTTCTTCAGAAGGACCATCCAGAAAATATTATTCCTTAACACCGAAAGGCTCAGACTACAAAGATTCCCTCATCCAAGATTGGAACGTTTTCACAAGTGCTGTCACAGAGTTAATTGAGGAGGAGAGTAAAAGTGAATAA
- a CDS encoding CHY zinc finger protein yields the protein MNDSPTVFGQVIDHETRCVHYHSDKDVIAIKFYCCDTYYPCYQCHNNACNHAIKRWPATLFTHKAILCGHCGSEFSIQTYLNAPFLCRTCQHPWNEGCAFHYHLYFEA from the coding sequence ATGAACGATTCCCCCACTGTATTCGGACAAGTGATCGATCATGAAACAAGGTGTGTCCATTACCATTCTGATAAAGACGTGATTGCAATTAAGTTCTATTGTTGTGATACCTATTATCCTTGCTATCAATGCCATAATAACGCTTGTAACCATGCAATAAAACGGTGGCCTGCTACCTTATTCACCCATAAAGCTATTCTTTGCGGCCATTGCGGGTCAGAGTTTTCTATACAAACGTATTTAAACGCACCTTTTCTCTGTCGTACTTGTCAACATCCATGGAATGAAGGGTGTGCCTTTCATTACCACCTATACTTTGAAGCATAA
- a CDS encoding FUSC family protein, with protein MDEALGIVYDYIMKMKQTVYKTLLHWLARITAADPGLTRLVNAVKATLSVISSVLTTNLLLDWLDYSLITVPIFSGIVGLLGVFAVFDDTSQKQKVTTLLLALSSSVTLSIGAWTSSYFHLSDVAILCVVFLAFYLSRYGSRYFSLNMIGFISIYFSTILGVQFGDLPIYFIGIAIGVFYAYFYKFVLLKNKPETILKRSMTSFHVQTNLILTRVIHIVQHPYEDEKELRYLNRNVLKLNEYARNISAQLGDVNPYDVWEGITANQLRLYVFDVQMLMETLTPTIEQLKEHKALDHSSVQDALVQLIQSTRDVKVLRHQHVLEQLREAEKNVQKLRTVTQHVNQKENDEWLFLLRRLNTMANHVIEGAFELHEVRHQNIEQPQEADEEAAEDSTEKEKAKGLEPTTKKALQALLAGSLAIALGYALTPTHQYWILLSAFIVFMGTDTVGRTFIKANDRTIGTIAGAIVGFLVSLFLSGHSTWQVAFIFLCIFMAFYLFNVSYSLAMFWITMIIAMLYDLLLGGITYQLLFARVLDTFLGAYIGFSAAALVFPKKTREKVTDTTIEFLELLSQYIESYLMSLKGKGTTDNLAEIAFDLDQSLHQFKVDSESIRKRPARFSRSDVERWLTILVATNYYAKHLNATRENEPEMDAELKETIDHIQAHVTHNIAAINEMLKSKRHQIIYDLEQDRERIERYPDQNNDLSKRIFVYKLYYIWRINQSLVLLAQDMGAPISKPPE; from the coding sequence TTGGATGAAGCGCTAGGAATCGTTTATGATTACATTATGAAAATGAAACAGACAGTTTATAAAACCTTACTACATTGGCTTGCACGAATTACAGCGGCAGATCCAGGTCTGACGAGACTAGTCAATGCAGTAAAGGCCACCCTAAGCGTTATTTCCTCTGTACTCACTACAAACCTCCTACTGGATTGGCTCGATTACAGTTTAATTACTGTCCCTATCTTCTCGGGAATTGTAGGGCTTTTAGGTGTCTTTGCTGTGTTTGACGATACGAGTCAAAAGCAAAAGGTTACAACGCTCCTCCTCGCTCTTTCAAGTAGTGTGACGCTTAGCATTGGAGCTTGGACCTCATCGTATTTCCACCTATCTGATGTTGCGATCTTATGCGTTGTCTTTTTAGCTTTTTACCTATCTCGTTATGGCTCCCGCTATTTCTCATTAAACATGATTGGTTTTATCTCGATCTATTTCTCCACAATTCTGGGAGTGCAATTTGGTGATTTACCAATCTATTTCATCGGGATCGCAATCGGGGTATTTTATGCATACTTCTATAAGTTTGTCTTATTAAAAAACAAACCTGAAACAATCTTAAAAAGAAGCATGACTTCCTTCCACGTCCAAACGAATTTAATCCTCACCAGGGTCATTCACATTGTTCAACATCCTTATGAAGATGAAAAAGAACTTAGGTATTTAAATCGTAACGTATTAAAGTTAAATGAATATGCTCGGAATATCTCAGCTCAACTCGGTGATGTGAATCCGTATGATGTTTGGGAAGGAATCACAGCAAACCAGCTTCGTTTGTACGTATTTGATGTTCAAATGCTTATGGAAACGTTAACTCCTACAATTGAGCAACTAAAAGAGCATAAAGCGCTTGATCATAGTAGTGTACAAGATGCCTTAGTACAACTGATTCAATCTACAAGAGATGTTAAAGTTCTCAGACATCAACATGTTTTAGAACAACTCCGAGAAGCAGAAAAAAATGTACAGAAACTTCGGACTGTAACTCAACATGTAAATCAAAAGGAAAATGATGAGTGGCTTTTCCTGTTGCGACGACTCAACACAATGGCAAACCATGTCATTGAAGGAGCTTTTGAGCTTCATGAAGTACGTCATCAAAACATAGAACAACCACAAGAAGCAGATGAAGAGGCAGCCGAAGATTCAACAGAGAAAGAGAAAGCTAAAGGACTTGAGCCAACCACGAAGAAAGCTCTTCAAGCGTTATTAGCAGGGTCCCTTGCGATTGCTCTTGGGTACGCCTTAACGCCAACCCATCAGTACTGGATATTACTATCAGCGTTTATAGTATTTATGGGTACTGACACAGTTGGAAGAACCTTCATAAAAGCAAATGATCGCACGATCGGAACTATAGCCGGCGCTATCGTAGGCTTTTTAGTATCCTTATTTTTAAGTGGTCATAGCACATGGCAAGTCGCTTTTATCTTTTTATGTATCTTTATGGCGTTTTACTTGTTTAACGTTTCCTATTCATTGGCTATGTTCTGGATTACGATGATTATTGCCATGCTTTATGATTTACTACTTGGGGGCATTACCTATCAGTTATTATTTGCCCGAGTGTTGGATACCTTTTTAGGAGCTTATATTGGATTCTCAGCAGCTGCTCTTGTATTCCCTAAGAAGACACGGGAGAAAGTAACAGATACCACCATCGAATTTCTGGAATTGCTATCTCAATACATCGAAAGCTATTTGATGAGCCTGAAAGGAAAAGGCACAACAGATAACCTTGCTGAAATAGCTTTTGACCTTGATCAGTCTCTTCACCAATTCAAAGTTGATTCCGAATCCATCCGTAAACGCCCGGCACGCTTCTCAAGATCTGATGTAGAACGGTGGCTGACCATCTTGGTAGCTACGAATTACTATGCGAAACATCTGAATGCAACGAGGGAAAATGAACCTGAAATGGATGCTGAATTAAAAGAAACCATTGATCATATCCAGGCTCATGTTACCCATAATATTGCTGCGATTAATGAGATGCTAAAATCAAAACGACATCAAATCATTTATGATTTAGAACAAGACAGAGAGCGCATTGAGCGATATCCGGACCAGAACAACGATTTATCTAAACGAATATTTGTGTATAAACTCTACTACATCTGGCGCATTAACCAATCCCTTGTGTTACTAGCACAGGACATGGGCGCTCCTATATCAAAACCTCCTGAATAA
- a CDS encoding pyridoxal-phosphate-dependent aminotransferase family protein — protein sequence MLQDQTFLRAPGPTPVPDRVKHAMNEPMIGHRSPSFAQLFADTSERLKPIFGTTQPVYTLTASGTAALEAAVTNTVPKGEKVIVVVAGAFGDRFANICEHNGYPTHRLEVEWGRSVSPEDLKNTLQEHPDAKAVLLTYNETSTGVMHPIGELSEKVHQYSEALVLVDGVSCIGGVPGNMDHWNLDVLVTGSQKAMMLPPGLSFVSLSKRAEAKLTDGNPSFYLNLKAYQKQLENSMTPYTPAVSLIQGVKEVSEMMKEETLDHVFERHHLMKDMTRAGIKALGLPLLTSEEDASPTVTSVKETAEFKPDELRSLLSKQFGLTLAGGQKELKGKIFRIGHMGYCSPVDILTTLSMIEMGLKQLGVEIELGKGVKAAQEVYVQNV from the coding sequence ATGCTACAAGATCAAACGTTTTTACGAGCTCCAGGACCAACACCCGTACCAGATCGCGTTAAGCACGCTATGAACGAACCAATGATTGGACATCGCTCCCCCTCATTTGCTCAACTTTTTGCTGACACAAGTGAACGTCTAAAACCAATCTTTGGAACCACGCAACCTGTCTACACCCTTACAGCTAGCGGGACAGCAGCCCTTGAAGCCGCTGTGACCAATACTGTTCCTAAAGGAGAAAAAGTAATTGTAGTCGTAGCCGGGGCGTTTGGTGACCGCTTCGCAAATATTTGTGAGCATAATGGCTATCCTACCCATCGATTAGAGGTTGAATGGGGGCGCTCTGTTTCACCTGAAGACCTCAAGAACACCTTACAGGAACATCCTGATGCTAAAGCTGTTCTATTAACGTACAATGAAACATCAACTGGTGTGATGCACCCTATTGGAGAACTGTCTGAAAAGGTTCATCAATACAGTGAAGCGCTCGTTTTAGTCGATGGTGTGAGCTGCATTGGTGGTGTCCCAGGAAACATGGATCACTGGAACCTGGACGTCCTTGTAACAGGATCTCAAAAAGCAATGATGCTGCCACCAGGATTATCTTTCGTTTCCTTAAGTAAACGGGCTGAAGCGAAACTGACAGATGGAAATCCATCCTTCTACTTAAATCTAAAAGCTTATCAAAAACAACTTGAAAATAGTATGACTCCTTACACTCCTGCCGTTTCACTTATCCAAGGAGTAAAGGAAGTTAGTGAGATGATGAAAGAAGAAACGCTTGACCACGTCTTCGAACGCCATCACCTTATGAAAGATATGACCCGTGCAGGTATAAAAGCACTTGGATTACCACTCTTGACTAGCGAGGAAGATGCTTCCCCTACTGTAACATCCGTTAAAGAAACGGCTGAGTTTAAACCAGATGAACTAAGAAGCTTGCTCTCCAAACAGTTTGGGTTGACGCTTGCAGGAGGTCAAAAAGAACTAAAAGGAAAAATATTCAGAATTGGCCATATGGGCTACTGTTCTCCCGTAGATATTTTAACCACTCTATCCATGATTGAAATGGGATTAAAACAACTAGGTGTCGAAATAGAATTAGGTAAAGGTGTTAAAGCTGCCCAGGAGGTGTATGTACAAAATGTTTAA